A window from Oncorhynchus mykiss isolate Arlee chromosome 9, USDA_OmykA_1.1, whole genome shotgun sequence encodes these proteins:
- the actr5 gene encoding actin-related protein 5, whose protein sequence is MTSKTDTTCKIFSFQDYKSSLDPIFEISAECLQPSPVPIIIDNGSFQTRAGWACKGDELGAPRLLFKSVAARSRGAARSETQIGNDISNLEPVRWLLKSQFDRNVVVNFEIQELMFDYIFSHLGVVTEGSVEHPIVLTEAPCNPLHSRQMMSELLFECYRVPHVSYGIDCLYSLYYNNALSNLTHQNTGIVLSSGYHCSHILPVINGRLDAGNCKRVNVGGSQAASYLQRLLQLKYPGHLAAVTLSRMEELLHEHSYTATDYHQELEKWRSVEFYEQEVHRMQLPFSAKGLGGVVSVEERQERRTQQLRRLQEINARRREEKLQQDQERLDKLLTVQELLEDGYLEQFHKNLVQLNMDSAEELQSYINKLSLVVEQGRQRLLQASEMEQPMDEGDGVTEMDPDFSEENTETEKPVQPVFNMAEYHQLFVGTERLRVSEILFQPSLIGEDQMGMMETLQYVLAGYTPEQQEALARNVFLTGGNLQYPGMKERIERELLAMRPFQSHFQVMMASRPAVDAWYGARDWALEHPPGGEGWISRQDYEEKGGEYLSEHCASNVFIPMKIAKPVPRLAEPLLVPITTMTAASPDSVSASPSTFTLAPTQT, encoded by the exons ATGACTTCCAAAACAGACACAACATGCAAAATATTTTCTTTTCAAGACTACAAATCCTCTCTCGATCCGATTTTCGAGATTTCTGCCGAATGCTTACAACCATCACCAGTTCCGATAATAATAGATAACGGCTCTTTTCAAACAAGGGCCGGTTGGGCATGCAAAGGGGACGAACTAGGCGCACCGCGGCTTCTGTTCAAGTCCGTGGCGGCGAGGAGCAGAGGGGCAGCGCGAAGTGAAACCCAAATCGGCAATGACATTTCTAACCTCGAGCCGGTGAGATGGCTCCTGAAAAGCCAGTTTGACCGAAATGTTGTTGTAAACTTCGAGATACAGGAACTGATGTTTGATTACATATTCAGCCACCTCGGAGTTGTGACTGAG GGCAGTGTTGAACATCCTATAGTACTCACAGAGGCGCCCTGCAACCCGCTGCACAGTCGCCAGATGATGTCAGAGCTGCTCTTTGAGTGCTACAGAGTTCCTCATGTGTCCTATGGCATAGACTGCCTGTACAGCCTCTACTACAACAATGCTCTCAGCAACCTCACACACCAAAACACCGGCATTGTCCTCTCCTCTGGCTACCACTGCTCTCACATCCTACCCGTTATCAATGGAAG GCTGGATGCAGGGAACTGTAAGCGTGTGAACGTGGGCGGGAGCCAGGCGGCCTCGTATCTCCAGCGTCTACTCCAGCTGAAGTACCCTGGTCACCTGGCTGCCGTCACCCTCAGCCGCATGGAGGAGCTGCTCCACGAACACAGTTACACAGCCACAGACTACCACCAAG AGCTGGAGAAGTGGCGCAGTGTAGAGTTCTATGAGCAGGAGGTGCACCGCATGCAGCTGCCCTTCTCTGCCAAGGGGCTGGGCGGCGTGGTGAGTgtggaggagaggcaggagagacgCACCCAGCAGCTGCGCAGGCTACAGGAGATCAACGCCCGGCGCAGGGAGGAGAAGCTACAGCAGGACCAAGAGCGGTTGGATAAACTACTGACAGTGCAG GAGCTATTGGAGGACGGCTACCTGGAGCAGTTCCATAAGAACCTGGTACAGCTGAATATGGACTCTGCTGAGGAGCTGCAGTCCTACATCAACAAGCTGAGCCTGGTGGTGGAGCAGGGCAGGCAGCGGCTCTTACAG gccTCAGAAATGGAGCAGCCAATGGACGAAGGGGACGGGGTGACAGAGATGGATCCAGACTTCAGCgaggaaaacacagagacagaaaaaccTGTGCAG CCGGTGTTTAACATGGCAGAGTACCATCAGCTGTTTGTGGGCACGGAGCGCCTGCGAGTCTCAGAGATCCTCTTCCAGCCGTCGCTGATAGGAGAAGACCAGATGGGCATGATGGAGACGCTGCAGTATGTCTTAGCCGG GTATACTCCTGAGCAGCAGGAGGCACTGGCCCGTAATGTGTTCCTGACGGGAGGGAACCTACAGTATCCAGGTatgaaggagaggatagagagagagctgctGGCCATGAGGCCCTTCCAGTCGCACTTCCAG GTGATGATGGCGTCGCGGCCTGCGGTGGATGCCTGGTACGGGGCTCGGGACTGGGCCTTGGAGCACCCCCCTGGCGGGGAGGGCTGGATCAGCCGGCAGGACTACGAGGAGAAGGGCGGTGAGTATCTGAGCGAGCACTGTGCCTCCAACGTCTTCATCCCCATGAAGATCGCCAAACCAGTCCCGCGCCTTGCTGAACCTCTGTTAGTGCCCATTACCACGATGACAGCAGCTTCCCCCGACAGTGTTTCAGCCTCTCCATCAACCTTCACCTTGGCACCGACCCAAACTTGA